The Primulina eburnea isolate SZY01 chromosome 13, ASM2296580v1, whole genome shotgun sequence genome includes a region encoding these proteins:
- the LOC140810478 gene encoding uncharacterized protein, translating into MKASIKFRDDRKPLLRAKVPINIMSFPFQSGVVAGESKELCLNLATFFDSGPSLKFSYRPNNSQNPFTFVFKTGIGNFGSPNRSPLNMSAEFNLIGSRNPSFFIHFKPKFGDFTLKKSHCSEIVKGLGGEKFYGGVGSGDGFVNNGYLKGTGFFSSSVESKAAAGVVCGLLKGAEMSARTTLPGCHSW; encoded by the coding sequence ATGAAGGCTTCGATCAAGTTTCGCGATGACCGGAAGCCTTTGTTGAGAGCTAAAGTCCCGATAAACATCATGAGTTTCCCCTTTCAATCCGGAGTTGTGGCCGGAGAATCCAAGGAATTATGCCTCAATCTCGCCACTTTCTTTGATTCTGGCCCTTCGCTCAAATTCTCGTATCGTCCGAACAATTCTCAGAACCCCTTCACCTTCGTTTTCAAGACTGGGATTGGGAATTTCGGATCCCCGAACAGAAGCCCTCTGAACATGAGCGCCGAATTCAACTTGATTGGCAGCCGAAACCCTAGctttttcatccatttcaagcCCAAGTTCGGCGATTTCACGCTCAAGAAATCGCACTGCTCCGAGATTGTCAAGGGTCTGGGTGGCGAGAAGTTCTACGGCGGCGTGGGGAGTGGGGACGGTTTTGTGAATAACGGGTATTTGAAGGGGACTGGTTTCTTCTCGTCGTCTGTTGAGTCCAAGGCGGCGGCGGGGGTGGTGTGTGGTTTGTTGAAAGGTGCCGAGATGAGCGCTAGAACGACGTTACCGGGCTGCCACTCTTGGTGA
- the LOC140810157 gene encoding heavy metal-associated isoprenylated plant protein 7-like, with the protein MGEEEKKSKEAGKPEDGEKKELESVKTEEKKSDESNAEQPPQSPPTPTQEIILKVYMHCGGCATKVRRCLKGFEGVEDVITDCRTSKVVVKGDKADPLKVLERIKKKSHRQVELISPIPKPLEEPKNPQDEKQMVKSEEEKKEAPRVITVVLGVYMHCEACAQEIKKRIQRMKGVENAEPDLKRSQVTVKGVFEPETLVEYVHRKTGKHAAIVAMEAEKKEEGKSTEGGEPEKKVEEGEKEAKKPEENKDDNGGRGGEPPSEPAKEVDTSELEMKRSESYHYYSAQNHEFNPQRFVPEWTALYEYPPEMFSDENPNACTVM; encoded by the exons atggGAGAG GAAGAGAAGAAATCGAAGGAAGCGGGGAAGCCTGAGGATGGGGAAAAGAAAGAATTAGAATCTGTCAAGACTGAGGAGAAGAAATCTGATGAATCCAATGCGGAGCAGCCGCCGCAGTCTCCTCCTACTCCGACGCAAGAAATTATATTGAAGGTTTACATGCATTGCGGGGGCTGCGCCACGAAAGTCCGCAGGTGTCTCAAAGGCTTTGAAG GAGTGGAGGATGTGATAACAGATTGTAGGACGAGTAAAGTTGTAGTGAAAGGTGATAAAGCAGACCCACTCAAGGTTTTGGAGAGGATCAAGAAGAAGAGCCATCGCCAAGTGGAGCTCATTTCACCAATTCCAAAGCCACTCGAAGAGCCCAAGAACCCTCAAGACGAGAAGCAGATGGTCAAATCTGAAGAGGAAAAAAAGGAG GCTCCTCGTGTGATTACAGTTGTGTTGGGAGTGTACATGCACTGTGAAGCTTGTgctcaagaaatcaagaaacgCATTCAAAGAATGAAAG GAGTGGAAAATGCAGAACCAGACCTTAAAAGATCACAAGTAACCGTGAAAGGTGTTTTCGAACCCGAAACTCTCGTCGAATACGTGCACAGAAAGACCGGAAAACACGCCGCCATCGTGGCAATGGAGGCGGAGAAGAAAGAGGAGGGAAAGAGCACCGAAGGCGGAGAACCGGAGAAGAAAGTGGAGGAAGGAGAAAAAGAAGCCAAGAAACCTGAAGAAAACAAGGACGACAACGGCGGCCGAGGAGGAGAGCCGCCGTCCGAACCGGCTAAAGAGGTGGACACTTCGGAGTTAGAGATGAAAAGGAGTGAATCCTACCATTATTACAGTGCACAGAATCACGAGTTCAATCCTCAAAGATTCGTACCAGAATGGACTGCATTATACGAATATCCTCCAGAGATGTTTAGTGACGAGAATCCAAATGCATGTACTGTGATGTAA
- the LOC140810883 gene encoding HVA22-like protein e isoform X1, with translation MENNFWTLITFLHSLAGPAMMLLYPLYASVMAIESPSKLDDQQWLAYWILYSFLTLMEMLLEPVLQWIPIWYDMKLAFVAWLVLPQFRGASFIYSKLVKEKVINRYGGTLFKKSPDGKAKNKLGDFVSTKKVHSFRMKRSH, from the exons ATGGAAAATAATTTCTGGACTCTGATCACCTTCCTTCATTCTCTTGCAGG GCCCGCAATGATGCTGCTCTATCCACT ATATGCATCGGTGATGGCGATAGAAAGCCCATCAAAATTAGATGATCAGCAATGGCTCGCTTATTGGATTCTGTATTCTTTTCTTACACTCATGGAGATGTTGCTGGAGCCCGTCTTACAATg GATACCGATATGGTACGACATGAAACTAGCGTTTGTAGCGTGGTTGGTATTACCGCAGTTTAGAGGAGCTTCTTTTATATACAGCAAATTGGTGAAGGAAAAGGTGATCAACAGATATGGTGGCACACTTTTCAAGAAATCTCCCGACGGCAAGGCCAAGAACAAACTTGGCGATTTTGTTAGTACCAAGAAGGTACACTCCTTCAGAATGAAAAGATCCCattga
- the LOC140810883 gene encoding HVA22-like protein e isoform X2, whose product MENNFWTLITFLHSLAGPAMMLLYPLYASVMAIESPSKLDDQQWLAYWILYSFLTLMEMLLEPVLQWIPIWYDMKLAFVAWLVLPQFRGASFIYSKLVKEKVINRYGGTLFKKSPDGKAKNKLGDFVSTKKEEQEAER is encoded by the exons ATGGAAAATAATTTCTGGACTCTGATCACCTTCCTTCATTCTCTTGCAGG GCCCGCAATGATGCTGCTCTATCCACT ATATGCATCGGTGATGGCGATAGAAAGCCCATCAAAATTAGATGATCAGCAATGGCTCGCTTATTGGATTCTGTATTCTTTTCTTACACTCATGGAGATGTTGCTGGAGCCCGTCTTACAATg GATACCGATATGGTACGACATGAAACTAGCGTTTGTAGCGTGGTTGGTATTACCGCAGTTTAGAGGAGCTTCTTTTATATACAGCAAATTGGTGAAGGAAAAGGTGATCAACAGATATGGTGGCACACTTTTCAAGAAATCTCCCGACGGCAAGGCCAAGAACAAACTTGGCGATTTTGTTAGTACCAAGAAG GAAGAACAGGAGGCTGAACGTTGA
- the LOC140808955 gene encoding uncharacterized protein, whose product MGCGVSKIDPSGATTLPAKLRPIFLRRLEEIKKRRHAQPLKNSTPSKKELLLHDRDEEDNASHFSSSENDTSKNVPSPTKDGPGPSKNEPSPTGYGANSVGKLESLKGKDPTKPTGKDEMLTEFSPKMKATNEPKEQETKGDKTKMEIKIENILTEKDGSEDEDGEHDKERMINHQDDDAFPGSPSFRIYFTDSMDDNQIDIIRKNDALRDADFSDDKTSLKELPVKKEAKRGSKMQSFRKVLPKGGQSTVKNLLNVKSCYNSSHSARDRAHLLTAKTV is encoded by the exons ATGGGCTGTGGCGTTTCGAAAATCGACCCCAGTGGCGCCACCACATTGCCGGCCAAGCTCCGGCCAATCTTCCTCCGCCGGTTGGAGGAGATTAAAAAGCGTAGGCATGCACAACCCCTAAAGAATTCAACACCTTCGAAAAAAGAGCTACTTTTGCATGATCGAGATGAGGAAGATAACGCTTCCCATTTTTCATCATCCGAAAATGACACATCGAAAAATGTGCCATCACCAACCAAAGATGGCCCCGGTCCCTCGAAAAATGAGCCATCACCCACCGGATATGGCGCAAATTCAGTTGGGAAATTGGAAAGTTTGAAGGGAAAAGATCCCACAAAGCCTACCGGAAAAGACGAGATGCTTACGGAATTCAGCCCGAAAATGAAGGCCACAAATGAACCCAAAGAGCAGGAAACTAAGGGTGATAAGACCAAGATGGAGATCAAGATTGAAAACATTCTGACGGAGAAAGATGGTAGCGAAGATGAGGATGGAGAACATGATAAGGAGAGAATGATTAATCATCAGGATGATGACGCCTTTCCTGGATCACCGAGCTTTCGAATATATTTCACGGATAGCATGGATGATAACCAGATTGACATTATTC GAAAGAATGATGCCTTGAGGGATGCAGACTTCAGTGATGATAAAACATCATTAAAG GAGTTACCCGTGAAGAAGGAAGCAAAGAGAGGAAGCAAAATGCAGAGCTTTAGAAAGGTGTTGCCAAAGGGAGGGCAATCGACAGTCAAGAATCTGTTGAATGTGAAGTCTTGCTACAATTCATCACACTCGGCCCGTGATCGTGCCCATCTTCTCACTGCCAAAACAGTTTGA
- the LOC140808953 gene encoding uncharacterized protein isoform X2, producing MALLMETGSEPKTDGEIIDLEAISALKESAAIELKDKGNECVKLGKKHYSDAIDCYTRAINQKALGDSEHSILYSNRAHVNLLLGNYRRALQDAEEACKLSPTNVKALYRAAKASLFLNLLDEAKVYCEKGLRQSPANEELKRLLNQIEIKKSEQESREADISKTVATAESLVSSLEDRQLKVGRAIYQELTGIKKPMLDKSNMLHWPVIFLYPEVMSSDIIEDFCETDRFSVHLDMMFSESSPPLPWDTGNEYTRDSLELYYEAGSGVCLSKKEVLCYLLEGTAASHLENLGTEGTSVVDHSSAANVNDRKWARVDERKTLLDILKGPEFIIPGIPVFFVVSKRSSFYQDFKSGKWSLPEL from the exons ATGGCTCTGCTGATGGAGACCGGTTCAGAGCCGAAAACCGATGGTGAAATAATTGACCTTGAAGCCATCTCTGCTCTTAAAGAGTCTGCTGCTATTGAACTTAAG GACAAGGGTAATGAGTGTGTAAAATTGGGGAAGAAGCATTATTCAGATGCTATTGATTGCTACACAAGGGCCATTAATCAGAAGGCCTTGGGCGATTCTGAGCACTCCATTCTTTATTCCAATCGGGCTCATGTCAATTTGCTCCTAGGAAATTACCGACGTGCTCTTCAGGATGCCGAGGAAGCTTGTAAACTAAGTCCAACAAATGTTAAG GCACTTTATCGAGCAGCTAAAGCATCATTATTTCTAAATTTGTTGGATGAGGCAAAGGTATATTGTGAAAAGGGTCTCCGCCAATCACCTGCTAACGAAGAATTAAAGAGGCTGTTGAATCAAATCGAAATAAAGAAATCAGAACAAGAATCCCGTGAAGCTGACATTTCTAAAACCGTGGCGACAGCTGAG AGCCTTGTCTCCTCCTTGGAAGATAGGCAACTAAAAGTGGGAAGGGCAATATATCAAGAACTCACTGGAATCAAGAAACCGATGTTAGACAAAAGCAATATGCTTCACTGGCCAGTTATTTTTCTCTATCCTGAGGTTATGTCCAGTGACATCATTGAGGATTTTTGTGAGACTGACAGGTTTTCAGTTCATCTTGACATGAT GTTCTCAGAAAGTAGTCCACCTTTGCCCTGGGATACAGGAAATGAGTACACTCGCGATTCTCTTGAATTATACTATGAG GCTGGTTCTGGAGTTTGTTTATCCAAGAAAGAAGTGCTCTGTTATCTCTTAGAAGGGACAGCTGCCTCTCATTTGGAAAATTTAGGCACTGAAGGAACTTCAGTTGTCGATCATTCTTCAGCTGCAAATG TAAATGACCGAAAATGGGCCCGAGTGGATGAAAGAAAAACACTTCTGGACATTCTGAAAGGTCCGGAGTTTATTATCCCTGGAATTCCCG TATTTTTTGTTGTTTCTAAAAGGTCCAGCTTCTACCAGGATTTTAAATCTGGAAAATGGTCTCTGCCAGAGTTGTAA
- the LOC140808953 gene encoding uncharacterized protein isoform X1 → MALLMETGSEPKTDGEIIDLEAISALKESAAIELKDKGNECVKLGKKHYSDAIDCYTRAINQKALGDSEHSILYSNRAHVNLLLGNYRRALQDAEEACKLSPTNVKALYRAAKASLFLNLLDEAKVYCEKGLRQSPANEELKRLLNQIEIKKSEQESREADISKTVATAESLVSSLEDRQLKVGRAIYQELTGIKKPMLDKSNMLHWPVIFLYPEVMSSDIIEDFCETDRFSVHLDMMFSESSPPLPWDTGNEYTRDSLELYYEAGSGVCLSKKEVLCYLLEGTAASHLENLGTEGTSVVDHSSAANVNDRKWARVDERKTLLDILKGPEFIIPGIPGKSSSRHILCYYIPASLKYCVFSLFLVLAAVFFVVSKRSSFYQDFKSGKWSLPEL, encoded by the exons ATGGCTCTGCTGATGGAGACCGGTTCAGAGCCGAAAACCGATGGTGAAATAATTGACCTTGAAGCCATCTCTGCTCTTAAAGAGTCTGCTGCTATTGAACTTAAG GACAAGGGTAATGAGTGTGTAAAATTGGGGAAGAAGCATTATTCAGATGCTATTGATTGCTACACAAGGGCCATTAATCAGAAGGCCTTGGGCGATTCTGAGCACTCCATTCTTTATTCCAATCGGGCTCATGTCAATTTGCTCCTAGGAAATTACCGACGTGCTCTTCAGGATGCCGAGGAAGCTTGTAAACTAAGTCCAACAAATGTTAAG GCACTTTATCGAGCAGCTAAAGCATCATTATTTCTAAATTTGTTGGATGAGGCAAAGGTATATTGTGAAAAGGGTCTCCGCCAATCACCTGCTAACGAAGAATTAAAGAGGCTGTTGAATCAAATCGAAATAAAGAAATCAGAACAAGAATCCCGTGAAGCTGACATTTCTAAAACCGTGGCGACAGCTGAG AGCCTTGTCTCCTCCTTGGAAGATAGGCAACTAAAAGTGGGAAGGGCAATATATCAAGAACTCACTGGAATCAAGAAACCGATGTTAGACAAAAGCAATATGCTTCACTGGCCAGTTATTTTTCTCTATCCTGAGGTTATGTCCAGTGACATCATTGAGGATTTTTGTGAGACTGACAGGTTTTCAGTTCATCTTGACATGAT GTTCTCAGAAAGTAGTCCACCTTTGCCCTGGGATACAGGAAATGAGTACACTCGCGATTCTCTTGAATTATACTATGAG GCTGGTTCTGGAGTTTGTTTATCCAAGAAAGAAGTGCTCTGTTATCTCTTAGAAGGGACAGCTGCCTCTCATTTGGAAAATTTAGGCACTGAAGGAACTTCAGTTGTCGATCATTCTTCAGCTGCAAATG TAAATGACCGAAAATGGGCCCGAGTGGATGAAAGAAAAACACTTCTGGACATTCTGAAAGGTCCGGAGTTTATTATCCCTGGAATTCCCGGTAAGTCCAGTTCACGGCACATTTTATGTTACTATATTCCTGCAAGTTTGAAATACTGTGTTTTTTCACTATTCCTGGTGTTGGCTGCAGTATTTTTTGTTGTTTCTAAAAGGTCCAGCTTCTACCAGGATTTTAAATCTGGAAAATGGTCTCTGCCAGAGTTGTAA